A part of Dehalogenimonas sp. W genomic DNA contains:
- a CDS encoding N-acetyltransferase, which translates to MKVVKAIINDAKQIHKLVNSHAEQGQMLARPLSEIYENIRDFFVIRDGDKVLACAALHISWSDLAEVKSLAVETERRRQKLGTALVQACLDEAASLGIPTIFCLTYQPVFFGTCGFKLVEKKELPHKVWGECYRCPKFPDCDESAMTFNATVPAHV; encoded by the coding sequence ATGAAAGTTGTAAAAGCCATTATCAATGACGCCAAGCAGATTCATAAGCTGGTGAATTCCCACGCTGAGCAAGGTCAGATGCTGGCCCGACCGCTCTCGGAAATATATGAAAATATCCGTGATTTCTTTGTCATCCGTGACGGCGATAAGGTATTGGCCTGCGCCGCCTTACATATCAGCTGGTCAGATCTGGCCGAGGTCAAATCACTGGCGGTTGAAACCGAACGTCGCCGCCAGAAACTGGGGACAGCCCTGGTCCAGGCTTGTCTGGATGAAGCGGCCTCACTGGGCATCCCCACCATTTTTTGCCTGACCTATCAACCGGTGTTCTTCGGCACCTGCGGTTTCAAGCTGGTGGAAAAAAAGGAACTGCCGCACAAGGTCTGGGGTGAGTGCTACCGCTGCCCCAAGTTCCCGGACTGCGATGAGTCAGCCATGACCTTCAACGCTACAGTGCCAGCCCATGTCTGA
- a CDS encoding NAD(+)/NADH kinase, which translates to MNFKHIGIIYHPLNKAALGLGKEIAVSLEKHGSDYWMCSAWDSQKLKNHMAGTDLIVTTGGDGTILRAAQAALPLDIPITSVNLGKLGFMTEMPADKALELLPRILAGEGWDDYRTVLEAEVTPVDTKNGAVRNFFTVNDVVAARGGIARIISVDCHIDHTHYATYKGDGVIVASATGSTGYNFAAGGPVMHPQSPEILLTPILPHLGRSYSLVIPADKTVTLKVSTNHQATLCIDGHINTELVTGDIIKVRTSRHQLHFLRLSEPDSFYVNTDHKLKGNRIS; encoded by the coding sequence ATGAATTTTAAACATATCGGCATAATATATCACCCGCTTAATAAAGCGGCTCTTGGCCTGGGCAAGGAAATTGCTGTTTCTCTGGAGAAGCACGGCAGTGATTACTGGATGTGCTCCGCCTGGGACAGCCAAAAGCTGAAAAATCACATGGCGGGTACCGATCTGATTGTCACCACCGGCGGTGACGGCACCATCCTGCGGGCCGCACAGGCAGCGTTACCGCTGGATATCCCCATCACTTCCGTCAACCTGGGCAAACTGGGCTTCATGACCGAAATGCCTGCCGACAAAGCCCTGGAACTGTTGCCCCGCATCCTGGCGGGTGAAGGCTGGGATGATTACCGCACCGTTTTAGAGGCGGAAGTGACGCCCGTTGATACCAAAAACGGCGCGGTCCGGAATTTTTTTACCGTTAATGACGTCGTAGCTGCGCGAGGCGGCATTGCCCGTATTATCAGTGTTGACTGTCACATTGACCATACTCATTACGCTACCTACAAAGGCGACGGAGTCATAGTAGCCTCAGCCACTGGTTCCACCGGCTATAATTTTGCCGCCGGCGGCCCGGTCATGCATCCGCAATCACCGGAAATCCTGTTGACCCCTATTCTGCCGCACCTGGGCCGCAGTTATTCATTGGTAATACCCGCAGATAAAACAGTTACGCTCAAGGTCAGTACCAATCACCAGGCAACTTTGTGTATTGACGGGCACATCAATACTGAACTGGTGACCGGAGATATTATCAAGGTGCGTACCAGCCGACACCAATTGCATTTCCTGCGTCTGAGCGAACCGGACTCTTTTTATGTAAACACCGACCACAAACTGAAAGGCAACCGCATATCATGA
- a CDS encoding MaoC family dehydratase N-terminal domain-containing protein produces MEPIPITELKGKAGYELPPLMFYIERGLVNKFAAAVGDLNSRWETEAPPSLIPALGFDQVYEILASAETVAVLHGATDVEFIKPVNIGDTIVMKAVISSARERRTENGITVFVNFNISYINQEAGVVANCRQTALVTRHD; encoded by the coding sequence ATGGAACCTATTCCGATTACCGAATTGAAGGGCAAGGCCGGATATGAATTGCCGCCGCTGATGTTTTATATTGAGCGGGGCCTGGTCAACAAATTCGCCGCGGCCGTCGGTGATTTAAATTCCCGCTGGGAGACCGAAGCACCGCCGTCGTTGATTCCGGCACTGGGATTTGATCAAGTTTACGAGATACTGGCGTCAGCGGAAACAGTGGCGGTGCTGCACGGTGCCACCGACGTGGAGTTTATCAAACCAGTGAATATCGGAGATACCATCGTGATGAAGGCGGTTATCTCCTCCGCCCGGGAAAGGCGGACAGAGAACGGTATCACCGTGTTTGTTAATTTCAATATTTCTTATATCAATCAGGAAGCGGGCGTTGTGGCGAACTGTCGCCAGACGGCACTGGTGACCCGGCATGACTGA
- a CDS encoding MaoC/PaaZ C-terminal domain-containing protein, with the protein MTDTLEFDYIPLETEIPALVKHPNSRQLVMYAGASGDYNPIHYDRDVAAARGLPGIVVHGQLVSACLIQLLTDWLGDRGVIMKFAVSYKAMTFPGEPFTCRGIVARKSDAGDRQLTLTVWAENPRGDKTVTGTAVVRLFG; encoded by the coding sequence ATGACTGATACACTTGAATTTGATTACATTCCTCTTGAGACTGAGATTCCGGCTCTCGTTAAGCATCCTAATTCCCGGCAACTGGTAATGTATGCCGGGGCCTCCGGTGATTATAATCCCATTCACTACGACCGTGATGTTGCCGCGGCGCGGGGATTGCCCGGCATCGTGGTGCACGGGCAACTGGTCAGCGCCTGTCTGATCCAGCTCCTGACTGATTGGTTGGGAGACCGGGGGGTTATAATGAAGTTTGCCGTTAGTTACAAAGCTATGACGTTTCCCGGTGAACCATTCACCTGCCGCGGCATAGTTGCCAGAAAATCGGACGCCGGTGACCGCCAATTGACGCTGACGGTCTGGGCTGAGAATCCACGGGGCGACAAGACTGTTACAGGGACAGCGGTCGTCCGGTTATTTGGGTAA
- a CDS encoding TldD/PmbA family protein: protein MFDINEAAQYLSGKFGHYRADHIEVHLEETEASAVAYRGRDLETATRTRDAGGNIRALVNGGWGFVSFNSLDNIEKRIEQAVEQARLAGKGGGEFAGVPAVTTEVTIDENHDPRLISLADKKALLDEYNEALWSVGGLQTSNIGYGDSRRKSVLLTSGGSFISQERADVTLRVNAVAAGDGEVQQSGISMGSRGTFSDIKGLHSRVKETAERAVSLLKAPQARGGEYTVVLDPVLAGVFVHEAFGHLSEADHIYENPQLKAVMVLGREFGGEHLNIIDDATMLNLRGGYAYDDEGTPGQRVHLIREGKLTGRLHSRETAAKMKEAPSGNARAISFRHPPIVRMGNTFIEPRDVTFDQMIGDIKEGIYARNWYGGTTSMEMFTFSAGEAFMIRNGKVEELIRPVVLSGNVFETLKRIDAIGNDLDMNQGGGCGKGGQSPLAVSNGSPHIRIQQCLIGGR from the coding sequence ATGTTTGATATCAACGAGGCTGCCCAATATCTGAGTGGCAAGTTCGGACATTATCGCGCCGACCACATTGAAGTTCATCTGGAAGAAACTGAGGCCAGTGCCGTTGCCTATCGGGGCCGGGATCTGGAAACCGCCACTCGTACCCGTGACGCCGGGGGCAACATCCGCGCTTTGGTCAATGGCGGCTGGGGGTTTGTCAGTTTCAATTCTTTGGATAATATTGAAAAGCGTATTGAACAGGCCGTGGAGCAAGCCCGTCTGGCGGGTAAAGGCGGTGGTGAATTTGCCGGCGTGCCAGCGGTTACCACCGAGGTAACCATTGACGAAAATCATGACCCGCGCCTCATTAGCCTGGCCGACAAAAAGGCATTGCTTGATGAATATAATGAAGCCTTGTGGTCGGTCGGCGGGTTACAGACCAGCAATATCGGTTACGGTGACAGTCGCCGGAAATCTGTGCTACTGACCTCGGGAGGCAGTTTTATCAGTCAGGAACGGGCCGATGTTACCCTCAGGGTGAACGCCGTGGCGGCGGGTGACGGTGAGGTGCAGCAGTCCGGCATCTCCATGGGCAGCCGCGGCACCTTCAGTGACATCAAGGGGCTTCACAGCCGGGTTAAAGAAACCGCAGAACGCGCCGTGTCTCTCCTCAAGGCACCCCAGGCCAGGGGCGGTGAATACACCGTGGTGCTGGACCCGGTGCTGGCCGGAGTCTTCGTTCATGAAGCCTTCGGCCATTTATCCGAGGCTGATCATATTTATGAAAATCCACAACTTAAGGCAGTCATGGTGCTGGGTCGGGAGTTTGGCGGCGAACATCTTAACATTATTGATGATGCCACGATGCTTAATCTTCGCGGCGGCTACGCCTATGACGATGAAGGCACTCCGGGCCAGCGGGTGCATCTGATCCGGGAAGGCAAACTCACCGGACGGCTGCATTCACGGGAGACAGCGGCAAAGATGAAAGAGGCGCCATCCGGCAACGCCCGCGCCATATCTTTCCGGCATCCGCCGATTGTGCGCATGGGCAATACCTTTATCGAGCCCCGGGACGTTACTTTTGACCAGATGATCGGTGATATTAAAGAAGGTATTTACGCCCGGAACTGGTATGGCGGCACTACTTCCATGGAGATGTTTACCTTTTCCGCCGGTGAGGCTTTCATGATTCGCAACGGCAAGGTTGAGGAGCTGATTCGTCCGGTTGTATTGTCGGGCAACGTGTTTGAAACCTTGAAGCGGATTGACGCCATTGGCAATGATCTGGATATGAATCAGGGCGGCGGTTGCGGCAAGGGCGGACAATCCCCATTGGCGGTGTCTAATGGCTCGCCGCACATCCGGATTCAGCAATGCCTGATAGGAGGCCGTTAA
- a CDS encoding TldD/PmbA family protein, producing the protein MEARFVKLLEKAAAAAEQADLFIVDSEETPVNFEANRLKSLESKQSSSITLRLIKDGRLGLGVSSRPDDDDKILEMALETARFGQLVDFDLPGPQDYPEVETWDDAVLKVRTAEMVDMGQRMITAVTDRYPDVLCDAGAETAHMSVRVYNSRGGGASYRKTVMGVGLQGSRVRGTDMLFVGDGQDDCCVIADPGEVINNVLTQLERADKNVAIKSGELPVIFTPSGVASAFIPALVSALNGKLVLEGASPLAQKLGETVFDPKLSLFDDPTIRLRPTSRLCDDEAVASRRIPLVEQGKVANFYYDLKTAARAGKVSTGSGSRGRGGAPSPSVSALVVAPGETSFESMLAEIKDGLIVEYLMGAEQGNVLGGDFSGNVLLGYRVENGRIIGRVKDTVVAGNIYQLLKGITIGSDRRWQGGLYSPSIYCPAVSVSTK; encoded by the coding sequence ATGGAAGCCAGATTTGTAAAACTGCTGGAAAAGGCGGCAGCGGCTGCGGAACAGGCAGACCTTTTCATTGTTGACAGTGAGGAAACCCCGGTTAACTTTGAGGCCAACCGGTTGAAAAGCCTGGAGTCAAAACAGAGTTCCAGTATTACCCTCCGCCTCATTAAAGACGGACGGCTGGGCCTGGGGGTGAGCAGCCGCCCTGACGACGACGATAAAATTTTAGAAATGGCATTAGAGACAGCGCGGTTCGGTCAGCTGGTGGACTTTGACCTGCCGGGTCCGCAGGACTATCCGGAGGTTGAGACCTGGGATGATGCAGTGCTTAAGGTAAGGACTGCCGAGATGGTGGATATGGGTCAGCGGATGATTACTGCGGTTACTGACCGCTACCCTGACGTTCTGTGTGATGCCGGTGCGGAAACCGCCCATATGTCAGTCAGGGTCTACAATTCCCGCGGCGGTGGCGCCTCGTACCGCAAGACGGTCATGGGCGTTGGTCTGCAGGGCTCCAGAGTCCGAGGCACCGACATGCTGTTCGTCGGTGACGGACAGGATGATTGTTGCGTGATTGCCGACCCGGGTGAAGTGATTAATAATGTACTGACCCAGCTTGAACGGGCTGACAAAAATGTTGCAATCAAATCCGGTGAACTTCCGGTGATTTTTACCCCTTCCGGGGTAGCCAGTGCCTTTATTCCGGCCTTGGTTTCCGCTTTGAACGGCAAACTGGTGCTTGAAGGGGCGTCGCCGCTGGCTCAGAAGCTGGGTGAGACGGTATTTGACCCCAAACTTTCGCTATTTGATGACCCCACAATCAGGTTGCGTCCGACCTCCCGACTCTGTGATGATGAGGCCGTTGCCAGCCGACGTATACCGTTGGTAGAACAAGGCAAAGTGGCCAACTTTTACTACGATTTGAAAACCGCCGCCCGCGCCGGTAAAGTCAGCACCGGCAGCGGTTCCCGCGGCCGCGGCGGAGCGCCATCTCCTTCGGTCAGTGCCCTGGTGGTTGCGCCAGGAGAAACCAGCTTTGAGTCAATGCTGGCGGAGATCAAAGATGGCCTGATTGTGGAATACCTGATGGGGGCGGAACAGGGGAATGTGCTGGGCGGAGATTTTTCCGGTAATGTTCTTTTGGGTTATCGGGTGGAAAACGGCCGGATAATCGGACGGGTTAAGGATACGGTGGTTGCCGGAAACATCTATCAACTTTTAAAAGGCATCACCATTGGTTCCGATAGACGCTGGCAGGGCGGCTTGTACAGTCCTTCCATTTATTGCCCGGCGGTATCGGTATCCACAAAATAG
- a CDS encoding PAC2 family protein: protein MKGSVKILARPKLKDPYMLAAWPGIANVALIVGTFLAHKLNPKPLAEVIAPYFFDPIGVLVQNNLVESPQFPESRFFYWKNKPGKRDLILFIGDDQPQNKTYELAHSVIDVAERFGVKRLYTCAAALTRIHHSEQPKVWGAATQPALLEEIKQYDLVLGGDLQISGLNGLLLGVAKDRRLDAMCLLGEVPHYASRFPNPTAALAITEVLLKMLDVDVELDELKEQAVEASSRLKEMAAEAMGDYIDYFTEPIWESGGEYGDEEEDDEAGSQN from the coding sequence GTGAAAGGTTCAGTTAAAATTCTGGCTCGTCCCAAGCTGAAAGATCCATATATGCTGGCGGCCTGGCCGGGTATTGCCAATGTGGCCTTGATTGTCGGGACGTTTCTGGCCCATAAACTTAATCCTAAACCCTTGGCGGAAGTGATTGCCCCGTACTTTTTTGATCCCATCGGGGTGCTGGTTCAGAATAATCTGGTAGAGTCACCGCAATTTCCGGAAAGCCGGTTTTTCTATTGGAAAAATAAACCGGGTAAACGGGACTTGATTCTCTTTATCGGGGATGATCAGCCGCAAAACAAGACCTATGAGCTGGCCCACAGTGTTATTGATGTTGCCGAGCGATTCGGGGTGAAGCGGCTGTACACCTGTGCTGCCGCTTTGACTCGCATCCATCATTCGGAGCAACCGAAAGTTTGGGGGGCGGCGACACAACCGGCGCTGCTTGAAGAGATTAAGCAATACGATCTGGTTCTGGGCGGCGATCTGCAGATTTCCGGCCTTAACGGGTTGCTCCTGGGAGTGGCCAAGGACCGGAGGTTGGATGCCATGTGTCTCCTGGGTGAGGTGCCGCATTATGCCTCCCGGTTTCCCAATCCCACGGCCGCTCTGGCGATTACCGAAGTGCTGCTCAAGATGCTGGATGTGGATGTTGAACTGGATGAACTTAAGGAGCAGGCGGTTGAGGCCAGCAGCCGCTTAAAAGAAATGGCCGCTGAGGCCATGGGTGACTACATTGACTATTTTACCGAGCCGATTTGGGAGAGCGGCGGAGAATACGGAGACGAAGAAGAAGATGACGAAGCCGGATCACAGAACTGA
- a CDS encoding HEAT repeat domain-containing protein codes for MTKPDHRTEPGEPTFEGVLVKLAKTGTDFSNSEIAALSLASPEDKQLFARYWAEMAEPRKAQVLGRMLELAEEDANLDFSPLYHILLEDPLAPVRAGAVQGLWENEDPSLIRRFIPLMENDPDAGVRAAAAQGLGQFVLMAEHGKLRREIRDQLLEKLLAVFGNSEEKDEVRRRALESVSFLSCPEVRQAILDSYDSPDPFVRGSALFAAGRNLDPGWLDMLLDELSSDNPEHRYEAVVACGEYEDELAVPQLIRLTLDADVEVKMAAITALGKIGGAEAKQHLRDLTESDDSAVAEMAVQALNDMVTDDEVMDLLADENGPVQGG; via the coding sequence ATGACGAAGCCGGATCACAGAACTGAGCCCGGAGAACCAACTTTTGAGGGCGTTTTAGTCAAGCTGGCGAAAACGGGTACAGATTTCTCCAATTCCGAAATTGCCGCCCTCAGCCTGGCTTCACCCGAAGATAAACAGCTTTTTGCGCGTTATTGGGCAGAAATGGCTGAACCCCGCAAAGCGCAGGTTCTTGGTCGGATGCTGGAACTGGCGGAAGAGGACGCCAATCTGGACTTCAGTCCCTTATACCATATCCTTTTAGAGGATCCGCTGGCCCCGGTGCGGGCTGGTGCCGTCCAGGGGCTGTGGGAAAATGAAGACCCGTCGTTAATCCGCAGGTTTATTCCGTTGATGGAGAATGATCCTGATGCCGGAGTTCGGGCAGCGGCGGCTCAAGGTCTGGGCCAGTTCGTTTTGATGGCCGAGCACGGCAAACTGCGGCGGGAAATACGGGATCAGTTGCTGGAAAAATTACTGGCCGTGTTCGGTAATTCTGAGGAGAAAGATGAAGTCAGGCGGCGAGCCCTGGAATCGGTGTCTTTTCTGTCCTGCCCTGAGGTTCGCCAGGCGATATTGGATTCGTATGATTCACCTGACCCTTTCGTTCGAGGTAGTGCCCTGTTTGCTGCCGGGCGTAATCTGGATCCCGGTTGGCTGGATATGCTGCTGGATGAGTTATCCAGCGACAATCCGGAACATCGTTATGAGGCGGTGGTCGCCTGCGGGGAGTACGAGGATGAACTGGCTGTTCCGCAGTTAATCCGCCTGACTTTGGATGCGGATGTTGAAGTAAAAATGGCGGCCATTACCGCCCTGGGCAAAATCGGTGGGGCGGAGGCGAAGCAACATCTGCGTGACCTGACCGAAAGCGATGATTCGGCGGTGGCGGAAATGGCGGTTCAGGCTTTGAACGATATGGTTACCGATGATGAAGTCATGGACTTGCTGGCGGACGAAAATGGCCCGGTTCAGGGCGGCTGA
- a CDS encoding lysine 2,3-aminomutase, which yields MQYKPYTLHNFKDIPQIRTLSEQQIKDIEIVGTVLPFRTNNYVVDNLINWDKVADDPLFITTFPQKGMLSPNDYELIREFLDGGANADVIQKTAGKIRAKLNPHPAGQLQHNTPTVEGEMLEGIQHKYRETVLFFPGQGQTCHAYCTFCFRWPQFVTGMEDLKIASREVGRLVDYLKIRPEVTDVLITGGDPMVMKAGILARYLEPLLELPNLKTIRIGTRTLSFWPHRYVTDTDAEDVLGLFRKVVQAGKHLSFMAHFNHPVELKPDIVKEAVRLIQQTGTVVRTQSPLLRHVNDSPDVWAELWRQQTTLGCVPYYMFMARDTGAQHFFSVTLAGAWEIYQQAFQAVSGIGRTAEGPVMSALPGKIQVMGATTIAGEKVFALRMVQGRNPDWVNRPFFAAFDEKAVWFNQLKPAFGDGEFFFDEELAALLESGETESDF from the coding sequence ATGCAGTACAAACCATACACCTTGCATAATTTCAAAGATATCCCCCAAATCCGTACTCTAAGTGAGCAACAGATTAAAGACATTGAGATAGTTGGTACCGTTTTACCTTTTCGTACCAATAATTATGTCGTGGATAATCTGATTAACTGGGATAAGGTTGCCGATGACCCGCTGTTTATCACCACTTTTCCGCAAAAAGGGATGCTGTCGCCAAATGACTATGAATTGATCAGGGAGTTTTTGGACGGTGGGGCAAATGCTGATGTTATCCAAAAAACCGCCGGGAAAATCAGGGCGAAGTTGAACCCTCACCCTGCCGGCCAACTACAACACAATACTCCGACCGTTGAAGGCGAAATGCTGGAAGGTATTCAGCATAAATATCGTGAAACAGTGTTATTTTTTCCGGGTCAGGGGCAAACCTGCCATGCCTATTGTACCTTCTGTTTCCGTTGGCCTCAGTTTGTCACCGGGATGGAGGATTTGAAGATAGCCTCGCGGGAGGTTGGGCGACTGGTAGACTACCTGAAAATTCGGCCAGAAGTGACCGATGTCCTGATTACCGGCGGCGACCCGATGGTGATGAAGGCCGGGATTTTGGCACGTTACCTTGAACCGTTACTGGAATTGCCGAATCTGAAAACCATTCGTATCGGCACCCGGACGCTGTCGTTCTGGCCTCATCGCTATGTAACTGACACCGATGCTGAGGATGTGCTTGGGTTGTTCCGAAAGGTTGTTCAGGCGGGCAAACACCTGTCTTTTATGGCCCATTTTAATCATCCAGTTGAACTGAAACCTGATATTGTCAAAGAGGCTGTCAGGCTCATCCAGCAGACCGGGACGGTCGTCCGGACGCAATCGCCCCTGCTGAGGCACGTTAATGATTCTCCTGACGTATGGGCTGAATTGTGGCGGCAACAGACGACCCTGGGTTGTGTTCCTTATTATATGTTTATGGCTCGTGATACCGGCGCTCAACATTTCTTTTCAGTCACCTTGGCAGGCGCCTGGGAAATATATCAACAGGCCTTTCAAGCCGTAAGCGGCATCGGCCGAACCGCCGAAGGTCCGGTTATGTCCGCTTTGCCGGGTAAAATTCAGGTAATGGGAGCCACCACAATTGCTGGTGAGAAAGTATTTGCCTTGCGTATGGTTCAGGGACGCAACCCGGACTGGGTGAATCGGCCTTTCTTTGCCGCGTTTGATGAAAAAGCAGTTTGGTTTAATCAACTGAAACCTGCTTTCGGGGACGGCGAATTCTTTTTTGATGAGGAACTGGCTGCGCTGCTGGAGTCCGGCGAAACCGAATCAGATTTCTAG
- the proX gene encoding glycine betaine/L-proline ABC transporter substrate-binding protein ProX — MNSKMRKLLLVGFTVVLSLSLLVTGCSDDSTDDGPGNGTTVNVAQPTWDTGWFQTEVFIQALEKLGYDVKDPITLDNPVFYNAIATGDVDFWADGWFPLHNQYLSIIEGKGEVVGEFAMGGALQGYLIDKATSEQYGITSIEDFKDPEIAALFDTDNDDKANMVACPPGWGCEAVILHQMEAYGLNDYINATQAAYNTAMADVVARYNAGEPVFFYTWTPNWTVNELVPGEDVVWLEVPFSTLPADQSDLEDETFVANLVGKAGAAEPFNMGWPANNIQVVANSAFLNANPAAAYILKNLQIPLEDIFAQNYEMFQGENRPEDIVQDANEWIAANQTLFDSWIQGAIDAAS; from the coding sequence ATGAATTCCAAAATGCGCAAACTATTGCTTGTCGGTTTTACCGTCGTATTGTCGCTGTCTCTGCTGGTTACAGGTTGTAGCGACGATAGCACTGATGATGGACCTGGCAACGGCACAACCGTAAATGTTGCCCAACCAACCTGGGATACTGGCTGGTTCCAAACCGAGGTTTTCATTCAGGCCCTGGAGAAACTAGGGTATGATGTCAAAGACCCCATCACGCTTGATAACCCCGTTTTCTACAATGCCATTGCCACCGGCGATGTAGATTTCTGGGCTGATGGCTGGTTCCCGCTGCATAATCAATATCTGAGCATCATTGAGGGTAAAGGCGAAGTTGTGGGTGAATTTGCCATGGGCGGCGCCCTGCAGGGCTACCTGATTGACAAAGCCACCTCTGAGCAATATGGGATTACCAGTATTGAAGACTTCAAAGACCCCGAAATTGCGGCTTTGTTTGATACCGATAACGATGATAAAGCTAATATGGTTGCCTGTCCCCCCGGCTGGGGCTGCGAAGCCGTAATTCTGCACCAGATGGAAGCTTACGGGTTGAATGACTATATTAACGCCACCCAGGCCGCCTACAATACGGCTATGGCCGACGTAGTCGCCAGATACAACGCGGGGGAACCTGTCTTTTTCTACACCTGGACCCCAAATTGGACTGTGAACGAACTGGTACCCGGTGAGGACGTGGTCTGGCTGGAGGTTCCATTCTCCACTTTACCAGCAGACCAGTCAGATCTTGAAGACGAAACCTTCGTCGCTAACCTGGTTGGTAAAGCCGGTGCCGCCGAGCCCTTTAACATGGGCTGGCCGGCCAACAATATTCAGGTGGTCGCTAATTCAGCATTCCTGAATGCCAACCCGGCGGCCGCTTACATCCTGAAAAACCTGCAGATTCCGCTGGAAGATATCTTCGCGCAAAACTATGAGATGTTCCAAGGTGAAAATCGGCCAGAAGACATCGTCCAGGATGCGAATGAATGGATTGCCGCTAATCAGACATTGTTTGACAGTTGGATCCAAGGCGCCATAGACGCCGCTAGCTAA
- a CDS encoding ABC transporter permease subunit has translation MSGTEDFLLWLPPLIILLVVFLIGWRLKGWVFGLISAITLTFVGFLGLWQATMTTLALVLSAVIFCILVGVPTGILAARSNKFAGIIRPLLDAMQTIPAFVYLVPIVMLFGVGLVPGLIAVIVFALPPIIRLTDLGIRQVPKDVVEAGRSFGGTSNQILLNIQIPLAMPTIMAGLNQTLMLAMSMAVVIALIGASGLGLVVWTGLGRNDVGYAAIGGIGIVAIAIILDRMSQSLTTAQPRKGTGLFQKAVTLFKSLRKKTKT, from the coding sequence TTGAGCGGGACCGAAGACTTCCTGCTATGGCTGCCGCCGCTGATTATTCTATTGGTCGTGTTTCTAATTGGCTGGCGTCTCAAAGGCTGGGTTTTCGGTTTAATAAGCGCAATCACTTTGACTTTTGTGGGTTTCCTGGGCTTATGGCAAGCAACTATGACCACTTTGGCCCTGGTCTTATCTGCCGTCATCTTTTGTATATTGGTTGGTGTTCCAACCGGAATTTTGGCTGCCCGCAGCAACAAATTCGCGGGAATCATAAGGCCTTTGCTTGATGCCATGCAGACAATTCCGGCGTTTGTCTATCTGGTTCCCATAGTAATGCTCTTCGGTGTCGGTTTGGTACCCGGACTGATTGCCGTTATAGTATTTGCCCTGCCGCCGATTATCCGACTGACCGACCTGGGTATCCGCCAGGTGCCCAAAGATGTGGTGGAAGCCGGACGGTCTTTCGGCGGTACCAGCAACCAGATACTGCTTAATATTCAAATACCGCTGGCTATGCCTACGATAATGGCCGGTTTAAACCAAACTCTCATGCTGGCCATGTCCATGGCGGTCGTCATCGCTCTTATCGGTGCCAGCGGATTGGGTCTGGTGGTTTGGACCGGTCTGGGACGTAATGATGTCGGCTACGCGGCCATCGGCGGTATCGGTATTGTGGCCATTGCCATCATCCTTGACCGAATGTCCCAATCTTTAACCACTGCCCAACCCAGAAAGGGTACTGGCTTATTCCAAAAAGCTGTCACCCTGTTCAAATCACTCCGTAAGAAGACAAAAACCTGA